Proteins found in one Microbacterium sp. SSM24 genomic segment:
- a CDS encoding ABC transporter ATP-binding protein, which yields MLGKLLVRYLRPAWALIIAVVVFQLAQSIASLLLPTLNADIIDNGVVQGDIPYIWETGGVMLAVSLVQVACAIVAVYFGSRLAMGMGRDLRGDIFHRVVAFSQREVGQFGAPSLITRNSNDVQQVQMLVQVSATLMISAPMLAIGGVIMAVRQDAGLSWLMAVAIPVLLVIVGAIVWRMVPAFTKMQKRIDRVNQIMREQLTGIRVVRAFVREREERARFAAASDEVQETALKAGNLMALMFPAVMLVMNVSSVAVIWFGAFEVQYHDVEIGTLFAFLQYLMQILMGVMMATFMFVMIPRAAVCANRIGEVLDTAPSVAAPVVAAQAPVPAGRVEFDAVDFAYPGAEDAVLRDLTFSVEPGTTTAIIGSTGAGKTTLIGLVARLFDVTAGSVRVDGVDVREYDPDELWQRIGLVQQRAFLFSGSIASNLRYGNAEATDEELWDSLDIAQARDFVEGLPEGLEGSIAQGGTNVSGGQRQRLAIARALVKRPEIYIFDDSFSALDLRTDAALRRALDTRLPDATRIVVAQRVSTIRHADQIIVLDHGRMVGIGTHDELVETCETYAEIVESQLTAEAAA from the coding sequence GTGCTCGGAAAGCTCCTGGTGCGCTATCTGCGCCCCGCCTGGGCCCTCATCATCGCCGTCGTCGTCTTCCAGCTCGCGCAGTCGATCGCATCGCTGCTGCTGCCGACGCTGAACGCCGACATCATCGACAACGGCGTCGTCCAGGGCGACATCCCCTACATCTGGGAGACCGGCGGCGTGATGCTCGCCGTCAGCCTCGTGCAGGTCGCCTGCGCGATCGTCGCCGTCTACTTCGGATCTCGCCTCGCGATGGGCATGGGCCGCGATCTGCGGGGTGACATCTTCCACCGCGTGGTGGCGTTCTCGCAGCGCGAGGTCGGGCAGTTCGGCGCACCCTCGCTCATCACGCGCAACAGCAACGACGTGCAGCAGGTGCAGATGCTGGTGCAGGTCTCGGCGACCCTGATGATCTCCGCGCCGATGCTCGCGATCGGCGGCGTCATCATGGCCGTCCGTCAGGATGCCGGGCTGTCGTGGCTCATGGCCGTGGCGATCCCGGTGCTGCTGGTGATCGTCGGCGCGATCGTGTGGCGGATGGTCCCCGCCTTCACGAAGATGCAGAAGCGCATCGACCGCGTGAACCAGATCATGCGCGAGCAGCTCACCGGCATCCGCGTCGTGAGGGCGTTCGTGCGCGAGCGCGAGGAGCGTGCGCGGTTCGCCGCGGCCAGCGACGAGGTGCAGGAGACCGCGCTCAAGGCGGGCAACCTGATGGCCCTCATGTTCCCCGCCGTGATGCTCGTGATGAACGTGTCCAGCGTCGCGGTGATCTGGTTCGGGGCGTTCGAGGTGCAGTACCACGACGTCGAGATCGGCACCCTGTTCGCGTTCCTGCAGTACCTCATGCAGATCCTGATGGGCGTCATGATGGCGACCTTCATGTTCGTGATGATCCCGCGCGCCGCCGTGTGCGCGAACCGCATCGGCGAGGTCCTCGACACCGCGCCCTCGGTGGCGGCTCCCGTGGTCGCGGCACAGGCGCCCGTGCCTGCCGGTCGCGTCGAGTTCGACGCGGTCGACTTCGCGTACCCGGGCGCGGAGGATGCGGTGCTCCGCGATCTCACGTTCTCGGTGGAGCCGGGCACGACGACGGCCATCATCGGCTCGACCGGCGCGGGGAAGACGACGCTCATCGGCCTTGTCGCCCGGCTCTTCGACGTGACGGCCGGGTCGGTTCGTGTGGACGGCGTGGACGTGCGCGAGTACGACCCCGACGAGCTGTGGCAGCGCATCGGCCTCGTGCAGCAGCGCGCGTTCCTGTTCTCCGGCTCCATCGCGTCGAACCTCCGCTACGGCAACGCCGAGGCCACCGACGAGGAGCTGTGGGACTCGCTCGACATCGCCCAGGCGCGCGACTTCGTCGAGGGGCTCCCTGAAGGCCTCGAGGGTTCGATCGCACAGGGTGGCACGAACGTCTCCGGCGGACAGCGACAACGACTCGCCATCGCGAGAGCCCTGGTGAAACGGCCGGAGATCTACATCTTCGACGACTCGTTCTCGGCCCTCGATCTGAGGACGGATGCCGCGCTCCGCCGCGCACTGGACACCCGCCTGCCCGATGCCACGCGGATCGTGGTGGCGCAGCGCGTCTCGACCATCCGCCACGCCGACCAGATCATCGTGCTCGACCACGGGCGCATGGTGGGGATCGGCACCCATGACGAGCTCGTCGAGACCTGCGAGACGTACGCCGAGATCGTCGAATCCCAGCTCACGGCGGAGGCGGCGGCATGA
- a CDS encoding ABC transporter ATP-binding protein has product MSGAQRGPQQRMPLQRGPMGQVAGGEKAKSFGPSAKRLLGTLSSDRPLLVVVLVFSVLSVALSVIGPKLLGNATNVVFAGFVSLQMPAGVTKQQVVDQLIAEGNQDQANMIAAMDFVPGAGVDFEQLAWILAGVLTVYVLASLFGWLQARLLNGIVQRAMHRLRLQVEDKIHRLPLSYFDKVQRGELLSRVTNDVDNIGQTMQQTLSQVVISLLTVVGVLVMMFLISPLLAVIALVTIPLTIVITVLVARRSQKLFVAQWTSTGILNARVEETFSGHSIVKVFGHQKEVEADFRAENDELYKASFGAQFLSGIIMPAMMFIGNLVYVAIAVVGGLQVAAGLLSIGDVQAFIQYSRQFTQPLSQLGSMANLLQSGVASGERVFELLDETEEEPDDADAQTAPDHASRLAFEDVSFRYVEDKPLIDDLSLAAEPGSTVAIVGPTGAGKTTLVNLIMRFYDVDSGRISLDGVDTRGMTRDDLRSRTGMVLQDTWLFSGTIRENIAYGRPDASEEEIVEAATAAYVDRFVHALPDGYDTLLDDEATNLSVGERQLITIARAFLADPRILILDEATSSVDTRTELLIQRAMSRLREDRTAFVIAHRLSTIRDADLILVMENGAIVEQGTHDELLTAKGAYWRLYNAQFEAPMDEEVLVDPVTVGAPASGASPGPDAEDGGAEATSM; this is encoded by the coding sequence ATGAGCGGCGCACAGCGCGGGCCGCAGCAGCGGATGCCGCTCCAGCGCGGCCCGATGGGACAGGTCGCGGGCGGCGAGAAGGCGAAGAGCTTCGGCCCGAGCGCGAAGCGCCTGCTCGGCACGCTCAGCTCCGACAGGCCGCTCCTGGTGGTGGTCCTGGTCTTCTCGGTGCTCTCGGTCGCGCTGAGCGTGATCGGTCCGAAGCTCCTCGGCAACGCCACCAACGTCGTCTTCGCCGGTTTCGTGTCGCTCCAGATGCCGGCCGGCGTCACCAAGCAGCAGGTCGTCGACCAGCTGATCGCCGAGGGCAACCAGGATCAGGCGAACATGATCGCCGCGATGGACTTCGTTCCGGGAGCCGGCGTCGACTTCGAGCAGCTGGCCTGGATCCTCGCCGGCGTTCTCACCGTGTACGTGCTGGCGAGCCTGTTCGGCTGGCTGCAGGCGCGGCTGCTCAACGGGATCGTGCAGCGGGCGATGCACCGCCTGCGCCTCCAGGTCGAGGACAAGATCCATCGACTGCCGCTCTCGTACTTCGACAAGGTCCAGCGCGGCGAGCTGCTGAGCCGGGTCACCAACGACGTCGACAACATCGGTCAGACGATGCAGCAGACGCTGTCGCAGGTCGTGATCTCGCTGCTGACCGTGGTCGGTGTGCTCGTGATGATGTTCCTCATCTCGCCGCTGCTCGCCGTGATCGCGCTCGTGACGATCCCGCTCACGATCGTGATCACGGTTCTCGTCGCGAGACGCTCCCAGAAGCTGTTCGTCGCGCAGTGGACCTCCACGGGCATTCTGAACGCGCGGGTCGAGGAGACGTTCTCGGGTCACTCGATCGTCAAGGTCTTCGGCCACCAGAAGGAGGTCGAGGCAGACTTCCGGGCCGAGAACGACGAGCTGTACAAGGCGAGCTTCGGCGCTCAGTTCCTCTCGGGCATCATCATGCCCGCGATGATGTTCATCGGAAACCTCGTGTACGTCGCCATCGCCGTGGTGGGCGGGCTGCAGGTCGCCGCGGGCCTTCTCTCCATCGGTGACGTGCAGGCGTTCATCCAGTACTCGCGCCAATTCACGCAGCCGCTCAGCCAGCTCGGCTCGATGGCGAACCTGCTGCAGTCCGGCGTCGCGAGTGGCGAGCGCGTCTTCGAGCTGCTCGACGAGACCGAGGAGGAGCCCGACGACGCCGACGCGCAGACCGCGCCGGATCACGCCAGTCGTCTCGCATTCGAGGACGTCTCGTTCCGGTACGTCGAGGACAAGCCGCTCATCGATGATCTGTCCCTCGCGGCCGAGCCCGGAAGCACCGTCGCGATCGTCGGTCCGACGGGCGCAGGCAAGACGACGCTGGTGAACCTCATCATGAGGTTCTACGACGTGGACTCCGGTCGCATCTCGCTCGATGGCGTCGACACGCGCGGCATGACGCGCGACGACCTGCGCTCGCGCACCGGCATGGTGCTCCAGGACACGTGGCTCTTCTCGGGCACGATCCGCGAGAACATCGCCTACGGCCGGCCGGATGCCTCGGAGGAGGAGATCGTCGAAGCGGCCACCGCCGCGTACGTCGACCGGTTCGTCCACGCCCTGCCCGACGGCTATGACACGCTCCTCGACGACGAGGCGACGAACCTCAGCGTGGGAGAGCGCCAGCTCATCACGATCGCGCGCGCGTTCCTCGCCGATCCGCGCATCCTCATCCTCGACGAGGCGACCAGCTCGGTCGACACCCGCACCGAGCTGCTCATCCAGCGGGCGATGTCGCGCCTGCGGGAGGACCGCACCGCGTTCGTGATCGCGCATCGCCTGTCGACGATCCGCGACGCCGATCTGATCCTCGTGATGGAGAACGGCGCGATCGTCGAGCAGGGCACGCACGACGAGCTGCTCACGGCGAAGGGCGCCTACTGGCGGCTCTACAACGCGCAGTTCGAGGCGCCGATGGACGAGGAGGTGCTGGTGGACCCGGTGACTGTCGGAGCCCCGGCATCCGGCGCGTCGCCCGGCCCTGACGCCGAAGACGGGGGAGCGGAAGCCACTAGTATGTGA
- a CDS encoding PP2C family protein-serine/threonine phosphatase → MPEVSTQSRTVPVPGGSLDLAWAAVTDTGRRREVNQDAVFAAYPLFVVADGMGGHVGGEIASASTIDRLKAMVEAGTVNPQAIEKALVRAVKDIASHPEATDDGTGTTLTGVYLDTSGESAHWVTLNIGDSRVYLVREGSIIQITTDHSVVQELIASGRLSPDEAENHPYGNVITRAVGPSEGVTPDYVRLDVAQGDRFVICSDGLTKELTDYGIRHFLDENRDPAAAATAMLDAALENGGRDNITIIVLDVGTPEEPVDDTEESAGRGADESDSSTTED, encoded by the coding sequence GTGCCCGAGGTCTCCACCCAGTCGCGCACGGTTCCCGTGCCGGGAGGATCGCTCGATCTCGCCTGGGCGGCTGTCACCGACACCGGCCGTCGCCGCGAGGTCAACCAGGACGCCGTCTTCGCCGCCTACCCGCTGTTCGTCGTCGCCGACGGCATGGGGGGTCACGTCGGCGGGGAGATCGCCAGCGCCAGCACCATCGACCGGCTCAAGGCGATGGTCGAGGCCGGCACGGTGAACCCCCAGGCGATCGAGAAGGCTCTCGTGCGCGCGGTGAAGGACATCGCCTCGCACCCCGAGGCCACCGACGACGGCACCGGCACCACGCTCACGGGCGTCTACCTCGACACGAGCGGCGAGTCCGCGCACTGGGTGACCCTCAACATCGGCGACTCGCGCGTGTACCTCGTGCGCGAAGGATCGATCATCCAGATCACGACCGACCACTCGGTGGTGCAGGAGCTCATCGCGTCGGGCAGGCTCAGCCCGGACGAGGCCGAGAACCACCCGTACGGCAACGTCATCACGCGCGCCGTCGGCCCGAGCGAGGGCGTGACGCCCGACTACGTCCGGCTCGACGTGGCGCAGGGCGATCGGTTCGTGATCTGCTCGGACGGGCTCACGAAGGAGCTCACGGACTACGGCATCCGCCATTTCCTCGACGAGAATCGTGATCCGGCCGCCGCGGCGACAGCGATGCTCGATGCCGCGCTCGAGAACGGCGGACGCGACAACATCACGATCATCGTGCTCGACGTCGGAACGCCCGAGGAGCCGGTCGACGACACCGAGGAGTCGGCGGGTCGGGGCGCCGACGAGAGCGACTCCTCCACAACCGAGGACTGA